A window from Vulcanimicrobium alpinum encodes these proteins:
- a CDS encoding serine hydrolase: protein MLTPDLLGRLADDAGLGAAQLHLQRLDRPAAGFARDDGRWIYPASMIKLPLAAVVGAAIDAGHLTWETPVRIAAENLTANDTPSPLEPGYVSTVEELVTLMLQRSDNVATNELFDVLDRHRATATAHRLGFGQTFFRRKLSGALPLIDDPHADGRNSFPAAEALAFFVALDARALPQSELLRGILATSWWDVKLHRGLEPGDTFAHKTGDTDEVAHDGGILTLATGSRWAIAVYTELPSSDESDERFGAFMRGLRPILAGA from the coding sequence GTGCTGACGCCGGATCTCCTGGGACGCCTCGCCGACGACGCGGGGCTGGGGGCGGCCCAGCTGCACCTGCAGCGGCTCGACCGGCCGGCCGCGGGCTTCGCGCGCGACGACGGGCGCTGGATCTACCCGGCGTCGATGATCAAGCTGCCCCTCGCCGCCGTCGTCGGGGCGGCGATCGACGCCGGTCACCTGACCTGGGAGACGCCGGTGCGGATCGCGGCCGAGAACCTGACCGCGAACGACACCCCTTCCCCGCTCGAGCCGGGCTACGTGAGCACGGTCGAGGAACTCGTGACGCTGATGCTCCAGCGGTCGGACAATGTCGCGACCAACGAGCTCTTCGACGTGCTCGACCGCCATCGGGCGACCGCGACCGCGCACCGGCTCGGCTTCGGGCAGACCTTCTTCCGGCGCAAACTCTCGGGCGCGCTGCCGCTGATCGACGATCCGCACGCCGACGGACGCAACAGCTTCCCGGCCGCCGAAGCCCTCGCGTTCTTCGTTGCCCTCGACGCGCGGGCGCTGCCGCAGTCGGAGCTCCTGCGCGGGATCCTCGCGACGTCGTGGTGGGACGTGAAGCTCCACCGCGGCCTCGAACCCGGCGACACGTTCGCGCACAAAACCGGCGACACCGACGAGGTCGCGCACGACGGCGGGATCCTCACGCTCGCGACCGGGAGCCGCTGGGCGATCGCGGTCTATACGGAACTGCCGAGCAGCGACGAGAGCGACGAGCGCTTCGGCGCGTTCATGCGCGGCTTGCGGCCCATCCTGGCCGGCGCTTGA
- a CDS encoding TetR/AcrR family transcriptional regulator gives MLAAGHRTQTGVEETRARIINAARELFEARGTRGTTTREVAERAGVNEATLFRHFGSKRALLDAMREASCGIDELRSTIASLSGTDVRADLRVLARQSVEHMLAKRAMMCVSLAEEAAGTDDAPEWRGPSQIVDELVAYFTARIAAGQMRGDALVLARCFLGTFFSYVVGRKIWGSGAIADPAAIDAIVDVFLNGACV, from the coding sequence GTGCTCGCAGCAGGCCATCGTACTCAGACCGGGGTCGAAGAGACGCGCGCGCGCATCATCAACGCTGCGCGCGAGCTCTTCGAGGCGCGCGGGACGCGCGGCACGACGACGCGCGAAGTCGCCGAACGCGCCGGCGTCAACGAAGCGACGCTGTTCCGGCACTTCGGCTCCAAACGCGCCCTGCTCGACGCGATGCGCGAAGCCTCGTGCGGGATAGACGAACTCCGTTCGACGATCGCGTCGCTCTCGGGGACCGACGTCCGCGCCGACCTGCGCGTGCTCGCGCGGCAATCGGTCGAGCACATGCTCGCCAAGCGCGCGATGATGTGCGTCTCGCTGGCGGAAGAAGCGGCGGGAACCGACGACGCGCCCGAATGGCGCGGTCCGTCGCAGATCGTGGACGAGCTCGTCGCCTACTTCACCGCGCGGATCGCCGCCGGCCAGATGCGCGGCGATGCGCTGGTGCTTGCCCGCTGTTTTTTGGGCACGTTCTTTTCCTACGTCGTCGGACGCAAGATCTGGGGCAGCGGTGCGATCGCCGACCCCGCCGCGATCGACGCGATCGTCGATGTCTTTCTGAACGGAGCTTGCGTCTAG
- a CDS encoding dipeptidase, which translates to MIATIASYRRQIAEHPERYRLVQDARDLRRDARLAVAFDVEGALSIGDRLDLVDLYYDLGVRWTAFVYNRANLAGAGCHDDVDEGLTPFGGRLVARMEHAGMIKCCSHTGYRTALEIFAAARKPTILSHSNPRALADHERNVPDALLRACAQTGGVVGINAVGLFLGTADPSARDVFRHLDYVVHLIGPEHVGIAFDSVFPAAPGASGFEPESRPDYWPPSRGYSRSVTILGPEILHDVVACMREAGYSRSAIDGILGGNFARVAAACWKSGAASA; encoded by the coding sequence GTGATCGCGACGATCGCGTCGTATCGCCGGCAGATCGCCGAGCATCCGGAGCGTTACCGCTTGGTGCAGGATGCCCGCGACCTGCGGCGCGATGCGCGGCTCGCGGTCGCGTTCGACGTCGAAGGCGCGCTTTCGATCGGCGACCGGCTCGATCTCGTCGACCTCTACTACGATCTGGGCGTGCGCTGGACGGCGTTCGTCTACAACCGGGCGAACCTGGCGGGCGCCGGTTGTCACGACGACGTCGACGAGGGGCTCACGCCGTTCGGCGGCCGGCTCGTCGCGCGGATGGAACACGCCGGGATGATCAAGTGCTGCTCGCATACCGGGTACCGCACCGCGCTCGAGATCTTTGCGGCCGCGCGCAAGCCGACGATTCTCTCCCATTCGAATCCCCGCGCGCTCGCCGATCACGAACGCAACGTCCCCGACGCTCTGCTGCGCGCGTGCGCGCAGACCGGCGGCGTCGTCGGCATCAACGCCGTCGGCTTGTTCTTGGGCACGGCCGATCCGTCGGCGCGCGACGTGTTCCGTCATCTCGACTACGTCGTGCACTTGATCGGACCCGAGCACGTCGGGATCGCGTTCGATTCCGTGTTCCCCGCCGCGCCCGGCGCGAGCGGCTTCGAACCGGAGTCGCGGCCCGACTATTGGCCGCCGTCGCGGGGGTACAGCCGGTCGGTCACGATCCTCGGCCCCGAGATTCTGCACGACGTCGTCGCCTGCATGCGCGAGGCGGGGTATTCGCGGAGCGCGATCGACGGGATCCTGGGCGGCAACTTCGCGCGGGTCGCGGCCGCGTGCTGGAAGTCCGGCGCCGCGTCAGCCTGA
- a CDS encoding ABC transporter ATP-binding protein, which yields MLALDRVGVRYGGVNALRDVSLELQPGSVLGLIGPNGAGKTTLVNATTGLAPLASGTVTLDGARLDGLPPHRIARAGIARTYQNIRLFGALDVRGNLAAGAFSRRERLADNEIATLLERAGIAHVAPTAQARSLPYGDQRRLEIARALAARPNVVMLDEPAAGMNPSETGRLVDTIRAIAASGVAMLLIEHDMTLVRAACDRVVVLNFGQVIARGTPAEIARDPVVVEAYLGTGAESPA from the coding sequence ATGCTCGCGCTCGATCGCGTCGGCGTGCGCTACGGCGGCGTCAACGCGCTGCGCGACGTCTCGCTCGAACTGCAGCCCGGAAGCGTGCTGGGACTGATCGGTCCCAACGGGGCGGGGAAGACGACGCTCGTCAACGCGACGACCGGGCTTGCACCGCTGGCGTCGGGAACGGTGACGCTCGACGGCGCGCGCCTCGACGGACTTCCGCCGCATCGGATCGCGCGCGCCGGGATCGCGCGCACCTATCAGAACATCCGCCTCTTCGGCGCGCTCGACGTGCGCGGCAACCTCGCGGCCGGCGCGTTCTCGCGGCGCGAGCGCCTCGCGGACAACGAGATCGCAACGCTGCTGGAGCGCGCCGGGATCGCGCATGTCGCGCCGACGGCGCAGGCGCGCTCGCTCCCCTACGGCGATCAGCGGCGGCTGGAGATCGCGCGCGCGCTCGCAGCCCGGCCGAACGTCGTGATGCTCGACGAGCCGGCGGCGGGGATGAACCCGTCGGAGACCGGGCGCCTGGTCGACACGATTCGCGCGATCGCCGCGAGCGGCGTCGCGATGCTGCTGATCGAGCACGATATGACGCTGGTCCGCGCGGCGTGCGATCGCGTCGTCGTGCTGAACTTCGGTCAGGTGATCGCGCGCGGCACGCCGGCCGAGATCGCGCGCGATCCGGTGGTGGTCGAAGCGTATCTGGGGACCGGGGCGGAGTCGCCGGCATGA
- a CDS encoding ABC transporter substrate-binding protein: MNRTTPAALALCAIAALVAPAGAATKGPAAGKTVHVGVIADVTGAAGVYGTPQKNAYELANEDIKSGKIDAGGATLTFDVQDAASDGAQVVNLMQKFITDGSTAIVLGPTLSGEAFKAFPLAARANFPAMGTSTTAEGVTAIGPTIYRDALAESQVIPTTVKRTKDKWHYKTAAIIYGDDNAFTKTDGDIFAREFKAAGVDVVDTETFHQKDTDFQAALTRIEGKKPDVIAIGALFPEATKIIAQAGKLGIKTRMIGGNGLNSPEMYSVAGPAAQGAVVGAAWYSGAKYASNLAFVKSYTAKYGKGPDQFAAQAYAAAQIVAYFVAHGATTKDDMIGALKNVRVIQTVLGPIGFDPNRDVKSSPVILSIVKDGFAYFR; encoded by the coding sequence ATGAATCGAACCACGCCGGCGGCGCTCGCCCTTTGTGCGATCGCCGCGCTCGTCGCGCCCGCGGGTGCGGCGACCAAGGGACCCGCGGCCGGCAAGACGGTGCACGTCGGCGTGATCGCCGACGTCACCGGTGCGGCCGGCGTCTACGGGACCCCGCAGAAGAACGCCTACGAGCTCGCCAACGAGGACATCAAGTCGGGGAAGATCGACGCGGGCGGCGCGACGCTGACCTTCGACGTGCAAGACGCTGCGAGCGACGGCGCGCAGGTCGTCAACCTGATGCAGAAGTTCATCACCGACGGATCGACAGCGATCGTGCTGGGGCCGACGCTCTCGGGCGAAGCCTTCAAGGCGTTTCCGCTGGCCGCCCGCGCGAACTTCCCGGCGATGGGGACCTCGACGACCGCCGAGGGCGTCACCGCGATCGGTCCGACGATCTATCGCGACGCGCTGGCGGAATCGCAGGTGATCCCGACGACGGTGAAGCGCACCAAGGACAAGTGGCACTACAAGACCGCCGCGATCATCTACGGTGACGACAACGCGTTCACGAAGACCGACGGCGACATCTTCGCCCGCGAGTTCAAGGCCGCCGGCGTCGACGTCGTGGACACCGAGACGTTCCATCAGAAGGACACCGATTTCCAGGCCGCGCTGACGCGCATCGAAGGCAAGAAGCCCGACGTCATCGCCATCGGCGCGCTGTTCCCCGAAGCGACGAAGATCATCGCGCAGGCCGGCAAGCTCGGAATCAAAACCCGCATGATCGGCGGCAACGGGCTGAACTCGCCGGAGATGTACAGCGTCGCGGGACCGGCCGCGCAGGGCGCGGTCGTCGGCGCGGCATGGTACTCGGGCGCGAAGTACGCATCGAACCTCGCGTTCGTGAAGAGCTACACCGCCAAGTACGGGAAAGGTCCCGATCAGTTCGCCGCCCAGGCCTATGCGGCGGCGCAGATCGTCGCGTACTTCGTCGCGCACGGCGCGACGACCAAAGACGACATGATCGGTGCGCTCAAGAACGTACGGGTGATCCAGACCGTCCTGGGTCCGATCGGATTCGATCCGAATCGCGACGTAAAGTCGTCTCCGGTGATCCTGTCGATTGTCAAAGACGGGTTCGCGTACTTCCGGTAG
- a CDS encoding TolC family protein, which produces MPFAVRSLSLALSASLFTASALPLAAEAQTPLPPPRATPASQATPASQPTPASQATSAPGTAPASPPQTPLTAPSNGAPPSPGVPTQPATGQPAASQPATSNRGTPPSGRGGSAGGALPPPVPAVLPAVPDIAPGFSAPIATAPNGDLVGVQQQPFVGLTLQDAIAMALQRNTDLAVAQSNRRIANYQIVAAQGAYDVRFQLAPSYAHSVSPAVSPFQTGPGGGPITQDTTGATAGFTGQTATGARYSATLNGNRISSNAATNSYDPFYQTALQLNVTQPLLRGHAIDQTRQQLQLARTNATIQTNAALLQASNTVVAVSNAYYDLVAAWRNVAIQEQGLRQATAQAASNRRLAARGAVAPTDIVEANTQVEVFQDNVFSALQNVQRLQTTLKSQILANPADPVWFANLVPTTPVAQIPQEPSVDALIASAIANRPEVAQLRAQRENANTNAAFARDQLKPQLDLGLGYTASGFAGVLAPASANPIVGLFAAQIQAVNTLIARSNAANPGAPPIPPITGGFPPSPSYQTGRLGQSFQNLLDNRFPTYSAQLTLQIPIGNRTAKADYGIAQEQQRQVSLQETAVLQRVRSESVNAIQGLREAQYRVVSARSAREAAERVLLGEQRRFGAGTSTTFLVLQRQLDVANQRGRELQAQIDLDKAIVELNRVSGGIFAQNGIDASALGMPTLGAASSTTSSLPPPATISAPQVRKR; this is translated from the coding sequence GTGCCGTTCGCCGTCCGTTCGCTCTCGCTCGCGCTGAGCGCGAGCCTCTTCACCGCGTCCGCGCTGCCGCTCGCGGCGGAGGCCCAGACGCCCCTACCGCCGCCGCGAGCAACGCCCGCATCGCAGGCGACGCCCGCATCGCAGCCGACGCCGGCGTCGCAGGCAACGTCCGCGCCGGGGACTGCGCCGGCATCGCCTCCGCAAACTCCGCTCACGGCGCCGTCAAATGGCGCGCCGCCCTCACCCGGTGTACCGACGCAGCCTGCGACCGGGCAGCCCGCGGCCTCGCAGCCGGCAACGTCGAACCGCGGCACGCCGCCGTCGGGACGCGGCGGTTCGGCGGGGGGCGCGCTTCCGCCGCCGGTGCCTGCCGTGCTTCCCGCGGTCCCCGACATCGCGCCGGGCTTCAGCGCGCCGATCGCGACAGCGCCCAACGGCGATCTCGTCGGCGTGCAGCAGCAGCCGTTCGTCGGCCTCACGCTGCAGGACGCGATCGCGATGGCGCTCCAGCGCAACACCGATCTGGCGGTCGCGCAGTCGAATCGCCGCATCGCGAACTACCAGATCGTCGCGGCGCAGGGCGCGTACGACGTTCGTTTTCAGTTGGCGCCGTCGTACGCACACAGCGTGAGCCCCGCCGTCAGCCCGTTCCAGACCGGCCCCGGCGGCGGACCGATCACGCAGGACACCACCGGCGCGACCGCCGGGTTCACGGGTCAGACGGCGACGGGCGCCCGCTACTCCGCGACGCTCAACGGGAACCGCATCTCGTCCAACGCCGCGACGAATTCGTACGATCCGTTCTATCAGACCGCACTCCAGCTCAACGTCACCCAGCCGCTGCTGCGCGGCCACGCGATCGATCAGACCCGACAGCAGCTCCAGCTTGCCCGCACCAACGCGACGATTCAGACCAACGCCGCGCTGCTGCAGGCGTCGAACACCGTCGTTGCGGTCTCGAACGCGTATTACGATCTGGTGGCGGCGTGGCGCAACGTCGCGATCCAGGAACAAGGGCTGCGCCAGGCGACCGCGCAGGCGGCGTCGAACCGTCGGCTCGCCGCGCGCGGTGCCGTTGCGCCGACCGATATCGTCGAAGCCAACACGCAGGTCGAAGTCTTTCAGGACAATGTCTTCTCGGCCTTGCAGAACGTGCAGCGCCTGCAGACCACGCTCAAGTCGCAGATCCTCGCCAATCCGGCGGATCCGGTGTGGTTCGCGAACCTCGTTCCGACGACGCCCGTCGCGCAGATCCCGCAGGAGCCGAGCGTCGACGCGCTGATCGCGTCAGCGATCGCCAACCGCCCCGAAGTGGCGCAGCTGCGCGCGCAGCGTGAGAACGCGAACACCAACGCCGCCTTCGCGCGCGATCAGCTCAAGCCGCAGCTCGATCTCGGGCTCGGGTACACCGCGAGCGGCTTTGCCGGCGTCCTCGCGCCGGCGTCGGCGAACCCGATCGTGGGCCTGTTCGCCGCGCAGATCCAAGCGGTCAACACCCTGATCGCGCGCTCGAACGCGGCGAACCCCGGTGCGCCGCCGATCCCGCCGATCACCGGCGGCTTCCCGCCCTCCCCGTCGTACCAGACGGGGCGCTTGGGTCAATCGTTCCAGAACCTGCTCGACAACCGCTTCCCGACCTACAGCGCGCAGCTCACGCTGCAGATCCCGATCGGCAACCGCACCGCGAAAGCCGACTACGGGATCGCGCAAGAACAGCAGCGCCAAGTCTCGCTTCAAGAGACCGCAGTGCTGCAGCGCGTGCGGTCGGAATCCGTCAACGCGATTCAAGGTCTGCGCGAAGCGCAGTACCGCGTCGTCTCCGCGCGGTCGGCGCGCGAGGCGGCCGAGCGCGTCCTGCTCGGCGAGCAGCGGCGCTTCGGCGCCGGCACGTCGACGACGTTCCTCGTGCTGCAGCGGCAGCTCGACGTCGCGAACCAGCGCGGCCGCGAACTGCAGGCGCAGATCGATCTCGACAAGGCGATCGTCGAGCTGAACCGCGTGAGCGGCGGGATCTTCGCGCAGAACGGGATCGACGCGAGCGCGTTGGGCATGCCGACGCTGGGCGCGGCGAGCAGCACGACGTCGTCGCTGCCGCCGCCCGCAACGATCTCCGCTCCGCAGGTGCGCAAGCGCTGA
- a CDS encoding branched-chain amino acid ABC transporter permease, protein MFAQQVLNGVFLGAVYALFAVGYTLVFGVLDILNLAHAAIFTAAAFSAFSLATMGVPLPAAFLAAAIVAGILGILLDKVAFAPLRRRNAGTLVPLISSIGVAIIIGATLRGIYGVDERHFATNGLDAAPAIHVGPVTFTTVELAIFAAAIALMLVLSWILRATTLGRRIRAVAEDRVAAALLGVNLERTIAATFFIASSLGGAAGVLTGLRYNSVTLDMGGPIELKGLAIIILGGMGSVTGAVVGAFIIGAVETLATALGLSEWRDAITFGVMFLILVLRPTGLFGKRALRQA, encoded by the coding sequence GTGTTCGCGCAGCAGGTACTCAACGGCGTCTTTCTGGGCGCGGTCTACGCGCTCTTCGCCGTCGGCTACACGCTGGTGTTCGGGGTGCTCGACATCCTCAACCTCGCGCACGCGGCGATCTTCACCGCGGCGGCGTTCTCCGCGTTCTCCCTCGCGACGATGGGCGTCCCGCTGCCGGCGGCCTTCCTGGCGGCAGCGATCGTCGCAGGGATCCTCGGCATCCTACTCGACAAAGTCGCGTTCGCGCCGCTGCGGCGGCGCAACGCGGGGACACTGGTGCCGTTGATCTCGTCGATCGGCGTCGCGATCATCATCGGCGCGACGCTGCGCGGCATCTACGGCGTCGACGAACGGCACTTCGCCACGAACGGACTCGACGCGGCGCCCGCGATCCACGTCGGCCCGGTGACGTTCACGACCGTCGAACTCGCGATCTTCGCCGCCGCGATCGCGCTGATGCTGGTGCTGTCGTGGATCCTGCGGGCGACGACGCTCGGCCGGCGGATCCGCGCCGTCGCCGAGGATCGCGTCGCGGCGGCGCTACTCGGCGTCAACCTCGAGCGCACGATCGCCGCGACGTTCTTCATCGCATCATCGCTGGGCGGCGCGGCGGGCGTGCTCACCGGGCTGCGCTACAACAGCGTGACGCTCGACATGGGCGGCCCGATCGAACTCAAAGGGCTCGCGATCATCATCCTGGGCGGGATGGGCTCGGTCACGGGCGCCGTCGTGGGCGCGTTCATCATCGGCGCGGTTGAGACGCTGGCGACGGCGCTGGGACTCTCGGAGTGGCGCGACGCGATCACCTTCGGGGTGATGTTCCTGATCCTCGTGCTGCGGCCGACCGGATTGTTCGGCAAGCGCGCGCTGCGTCAGGCCTGA
- a CDS encoding branched-chain amino acid ABC transporter permease, whose protein sequence is MNLLDFYAKHSQLIDQIGINAILALSLSVSLQAGQLALSQVAFMGIAAYVSTILALQYHVPLVATIPFAMAASSAAAALLAFPVRRLRGVFLAIATIGFGEIVRVFANNLKITGGAEGISGIPNDATTPLIYGSLAIVVVVLLLLSRTKFALAVTLVREDEYAARGVGVDVGSARLLTLALGGAIAGLAGALHAHSANFITPADFGFATMEQVLVWCVIGGVASPVGAVLGATLLSILPEAIRFLADYREISNGVILLAVILFFPGGLSSLWQRGAVRVRT, encoded by the coding sequence GTGAACCTGCTGGATTTTTACGCGAAGCACTCGCAGCTGATCGATCAGATCGGCATCAACGCGATCCTCGCGCTCTCGCTCTCCGTCTCGCTGCAGGCCGGTCAGCTCGCGCTCTCGCAGGTCGCCTTCATGGGGATCGCCGCCTACGTCTCGACGATCCTCGCGCTGCAGTACCACGTTCCGCTCGTCGCAACGATCCCGTTCGCGATGGCGGCGTCCAGCGCGGCCGCGGCACTGCTGGCGTTCCCGGTGCGCCGCCTGCGCGGTGTGTTTCTCGCCATCGCGACGATCGGCTTCGGCGAGATCGTCCGCGTCTTCGCCAACAACCTGAAGATCACGGGCGGCGCGGAGGGCATCTCCGGGATCCCGAACGACGCAACGACGCCGCTCATCTACGGCTCGCTGGCGATCGTCGTCGTCGTGCTGCTGCTGCTCTCGCGCACGAAGTTCGCGCTTGCGGTCACGCTGGTGCGCGAGGACGAGTACGCGGCGCGCGGCGTCGGGGTCGACGTCGGGAGCGCCCGGCTGCTCACGCTCGCCCTCGGCGGCGCGATCGCGGGCCTCGCGGGCGCGCTGCACGCGCACTCCGCCAACTTCATCACGCCGGCCGACTTCGGGTTCGCGACGATGGAACAGGTGCTCGTGTGGTGCGTGATCGGCGGCGTCGCGAGCCCCGTCGGCGCGGTGCTCGGCGCGACGCTGCTCTCGATCTTGCCCGAGGCGATCCGCTTCCTCGCCGACTACCGCGAGATCAGCAACGGTGTCATCCTGCTCGCGGTGATCCTCTTCTTCCCCGGCGGTCTCTCGTCGCTGTGGCAGCGCGGCGCCGTCCGCGTGCGCACCTGA
- a CDS encoding ABC transporter ATP-binding protein, translating into MSAVLATSGLHAGYGNIEVLHDVAVALDAGTLCAIVGANGAGKTTLLMTLAGIHRTRSGTVTFDGRDVTHAPSHARVRAGLVLVPEGRRMLPAMSVEENLLVAAAVRGAEGNALIPDLFSRFPILRTRRNVAAGSLSGGEQQMLAIARALAIGPKALLLDEPSMGLAPKLVDEIFTIVADERARGTSILLVEQNARRALALADRAYVMERGRIVLSGTGAELATHHEVVAAYLGG; encoded by the coding sequence ATGAGCGCCGTCCTCGCGACGAGCGGCCTGCACGCAGGGTACGGCAACATCGAAGTGCTGCACGACGTCGCGGTCGCACTCGACGCGGGGACGCTGTGCGCGATCGTCGGCGCGAACGGTGCCGGCAAGACCACGCTCCTGATGACGCTCGCGGGGATCCACCGCACGCGCTCCGGGACGGTGACCTTCGACGGCCGCGACGTCACGCACGCGCCGTCGCACGCCCGCGTCCGGGCGGGGCTCGTGCTCGTCCCCGAAGGACGGCGAATGCTGCCGGCGATGAGCGTCGAGGAGAACCTCCTCGTCGCCGCCGCCGTCCGCGGCGCCGAGGGAAACGCGCTGATCCCCGACCTTTTCTCGCGCTTCCCGATCCTGCGCACGCGCCGCAACGTCGCGGCAGGCTCGCTCTCCGGCGGCGAACAGCAGATGCTCGCGATCGCGCGCGCGCTCGCGATCGGGCCCAAAGCACTACTGCTCGACGAACCCTCGATGGGGCTCGCGCCGAAACTCGTCGACGAGATCTTCACGATCGTCGCCGACGAACGTGCGCGCGGGACGTCGATCCTGCTCGTCGAGCAGAACGCGCGCCGGGCGCTCGCGCTCGCCGACCGCGCGTACGTGATGGAACGCGGACGCATCGTTCTCAGCGGCACCGGCGCGGAACTCGCGACGCATCACGAGGTCGTCGCCGCGTATCTCGGCGGCTGA
- a CDS encoding HlyD family secretion protein has translation METRTEAPPQPRPTVADGRGAPPSAPAGGAAVEATSRRRPPIAVIVVGAIVLVAALIWGVRYLAYATTHESTDDARVDADTVTVTSKIAERVNRILVDTNQPVRKGQVIARMDDTDERNAVQQAQAALDAQRSQARAAQENVSLTRAQVAAQSQQGSGGITSARSSIVNAQANAASAQQQADAARAAIAQSQAQLKVAQSQVPAARQGLVRANADLARYAALVRTGDVASQQLDAQRAAQAQAQSQYQSALDNVTAAQTAVVQSQARYTAAVAAANAATAGIGAQQGQLQTAQGRLTESDNPYRVSATQAQADAAFAQAGSLQAQLKTAQDKLAYTQIRAPIDGIVGAKNVEVGTYVSPGQSLIVIVPNSGTYVTANFKETQLGKIKVGQPVDVTVDAYKGTTFHGHVSAIAPASQNTFSLVPAQNATGNFVKVTQRIPVRIIVDNPPADKPLRVGMSVVAAVDTRKGS, from the coding sequence ATGGAAACCCGCACCGAAGCCCCGCCGCAGCCGCGGCCCACCGTCGCGGACGGCCGCGGGGCGCCGCCGAGTGCCCCTGCCGGGGGCGCGGCGGTCGAGGCGACGTCGCGCCGGCGTCCGCCGATCGCCGTGATCGTCGTCGGCGCGATCGTGCTCGTCGCCGCGCTCATCTGGGGCGTCCGCTATCTGGCCTACGCGACGACGCACGAGTCGACCGACGATGCGCGCGTCGACGCCGACACCGTGACCGTGACCAGCAAGATCGCCGAACGCGTGAACCGCATCCTGGTCGACACCAACCAGCCCGTGCGCAAAGGCCAGGTCATCGCGCGGATGGACGACACCGACGAACGCAACGCGGTGCAGCAGGCGCAGGCGGCGCTCGACGCGCAGCGCTCGCAGGCGCGTGCGGCGCAGGAGAACGTCTCGCTGACGCGCGCGCAAGTCGCCGCGCAGTCGCAGCAAGGCTCGGGCGGTATCACGTCGGCGCGCAGCAGCATCGTCAACGCCCAGGCGAACGCCGCGTCGGCGCAGCAGCAGGCCGATGCGGCGCGCGCCGCGATCGCGCAGTCGCAGGCGCAACTGAAGGTGGCGCAGTCGCAGGTGCCCGCGGCGCGCCAGGGGCTCGTGCGCGCCAACGCCGACCTCGCGCGCTACGCCGCGCTCGTGCGCACGGGCGACGTGGCGAGCCAGCAGCTCGACGCGCAGCGCGCGGCGCAGGCGCAGGCGCAGTCGCAGTATCAGTCGGCGCTCGACAACGTCACCGCGGCCCAGACCGCGGTCGTGCAGAGTCAGGCGCGCTATACCGCCGCGGTCGCTGCGGCGAACGCCGCCACCGCCGGGATCGGCGCGCAGCAGGGTCAGCTTCAGACCGCGCAAGGCCGGCTGACCGAGAGCGACAACCCGTATCGCGTCTCGGCGACGCAGGCGCAAGCCGACGCTGCGTTCGCGCAGGCAGGCTCGCTGCAAGCGCAACTGAAGACCGCGCAGGACAAGCTCGCGTACACGCAGATCCGCGCGCCGATCGACGGGATCGTCGGCGCGAAGAACGTCGAGGTCGGCACGTACGTCTCGCCGGGCCAGTCGCTGATCGTGATCGTTCCGAACTCGGGAACGTACGTCACCGCGAACTTCAAAGAGACGCAGCTCGGGAAGATCAAGGTCGGTCAGCCCGTCGACGTCACGGTCGACGCCTATAAAGGCACGACGTTCCACGGCCACGTCTCGGCGATCGCGCCGGCATCGCAGAACACGTTCAGCCTCGTCCCGGCGCAGAACGCAACCGGCAACTTCGTGAAGGTGACGCAGCGGATCCCCGTGCGCATCATCGTCGACAACCCGCCCGCCGACAAGCCGCTCCGCGTCGGGATGTCGGTTGTCGCGGCGGTCGACACCCGCAAGGGATCGTAA